A genome region from Manis javanica isolate MJ-LG chromosome 3, MJ_LKY, whole genome shotgun sequence includes the following:
- the CLDN8 gene encoding claudin-8, which produces MATYALQIAGLVLGGFGMVGTVAVTIMPQWRVSAFIESNIVVFENLWEGLWMNCMRHANIRMQCKIYDSLLALSPDLQASRGLMCAASVLSFLAFMTAILGMKCTRCTGDDDKMKGYILLTAGVIFIVTGVVVLIPVSWVANSIIRDFYNPFVDVAQKRELGEALYIGWTTALVLMAGGALLCCVSCCNVKSSSYRYSIPSHRTTQKSYHMEKKSPSVYSKSQYV; this is translated from the coding sequence ATGGCTACCTACGCTCTGCAAATTGCTGGTCTGGTGCTTGGTGGTTTTGGGATGGTGGGCACGGTGGCTGTCACCATCATGCCTCAGTGGAGAGTTTCTGCCTTCATTgaaagcaacattgtggtttttgAAAACCTCTGGGAAGGACTGTGGATGAATTGCATGAGGCATGCTAACATCAGGATGCAGTGCAAAATCTACGATTCCCTGCTGGCTCTCTCTCCGGACCTACAGGCCTCCAGAGGGCTCATGTGTGCTGCTTCTGTGCTGTCCTTCCTGGCTTTCATGACGGCCATCCTTGGCATGAAGTGCACCCGGTGTACTGGGGACGACGACAAGATGAAGGGTTATATCCTGCTAACGGCTGGAGTCATCTTCATCGTCACAGGCGTCGTGGTGCTCATTCCTGTGAGCTGGGTTGCCAATTCCATCATTAGAGATTTCTATAACCCATTTGTGGATGTCGCCCAAAAACGTGAGCTTGGAGAAGCCCTCTACATAGGCTGGACCACGGCACTGGTGTTGATGGCTGGAGGGGCCCTGCTCTGTTGTGTTTCTTGTTGCAATGTAAAGAGCAGTAGCTACAGATACTCCATACCTTCCCATCGCACAACCCAAAAAAGCTATCACATGGAAAAGAAGTCACCGAGCGTGTACTCCAAAAGTCAGTATGTGTAG